The Brassica oleracea var. oleracea cultivar TO1000 chromosome C6, BOL, whole genome shotgun sequence genome includes a region encoding these proteins:
- the LOC106297562 gene encoding NAC domain-containing protein 40-like, which produces MAHPRDLKFSPIDQNLVGYYLRNRVDTGKDGFITDIKLYEDEPWLLPHVKNDQFKENMWFYFVVRTRNLGSRPKRTVPGRGSSNGGTWTTSGVKKAITDRNNPKVVIGYKTELAYHKKVKGKPKGDTTGWCMTEYWLASENDAQFQEVVLCHLRDNNKIVVDQSPERKNGDNGIVPEQPQQENSDDNNNMFDNNRLLEQRPLIPPFEADDSRFSVQYMTPSGEGQGLGLQTIMGYSDKATQEQQHPPISLPPQRQDSGRINNALVIMEDECVNQDEIFNLADLEAGITHPQQQHRQMMMDPVAGWKSGMAKWLMEA; this is translated from the coding sequence ATGGCTCATCCAAGGGACTTAAAGTTCTCTCCGATTGACCAGAATTTGGTGGGGTATTATCTACGCAACAGAGTTGATACAGGAAAAGATGGTTTCATCACAGATATCAAACTTTATGAAGACGAGCCGTGGCTTCTTCCGCACGTCAAGAATGATCAGTTCAAAGAGAACATGTGGTTTTACTTTGTTGTTAGGACACGTAATTTGGGGAGCAGGCCCAAACGCACGGTTCCCGGTAGAGGAAGCAGTAACGGCGGAACTTGGACGACAAGTGGCGTAAAGAAGGCGATCACTGACCGTAACAACCCGAAGGTTGTGATCGGATACAAAACAGAACTCGCGTACCACAAGAAAGTCAAGGGAAAGCCTAAAGGAGACACCACTGGTTGGTGTATGACGGAGTATTGGCTTGCAAGTGAGAACGATGCTCAGTTCCAAGAAGTAGTCTTGTGTCATCTCCGTGACAATAACAAGATTGTCGTTGACCAGTCCCCAGAGAGAAAAAACGGAGACAATGGCATCGTCCCAGAGCAGCCACAACAAGAGAACAGCGATGACAACAACAATATGTTTGACAACAATAGACTCCTTGAACAACGGCCACTGATTCCTCCTTTTGAAGCTGATGATTCAAGATTTTCAGTTCAATACATGACCCCTTCTGGTGAAGGACAGGGATTGGGACTTCAAACCATTATGGGATATTCTGATAAGGCCACTCAAGAACAACAACATCCACCGATTTCTCTTCCTCCTCAACGTCAAGATTCCGGAAGGATAAACAACGCACTTGTAATCATGGAAGATGAGTGTGTTAACCAAGATGAAATATTCAATCTAGCTGACCTGGAAGCCGGCATCACTCATCCACAACAACAACATCGTCAGATGATGATGGATCCTGTTGCAGGCTGGAAATCAGGGATGGCAAAATGGTTGATGGAAGCTTGA